In a single window of the Oenanthe melanoleuca isolate GR-GAL-2019-014 chromosome 28, OMel1.0, whole genome shotgun sequence genome:
- the NRTN gene encoding neurturin: MKIWKFAAIASMLLSSILSILVCRDMFSRSLELIPLPSSPSSSGDSSSSSSSFSSSSSSSSSSSSLPAAPRRSPRALPRPSSLLAQYSALLESYTEGELRQLLSALLARYRRAMTHPPTSPRSKRARGRHKPCELRQLQVSVSELGLGYQSDETVLFRYCSGSCEAAARSYDLSLRSMRGRRRIRGDKVRARPCCRPLAYDDAVSFLDAYNRYYTVSQLSAKECGCV, from the exons ATGAAGATATGGAAGTTTGCAGCCATTGCATCGATGCTCCTCAGCTCCATCTTGTCCATTTTAGTTTGTAGAGACATGTTCAGCCGAAGCCTGGAGCTCATCCCCTTGCCTTCCTCGCCGTCCTCCTCAGGggattcctcctcctcctcctcctccttctcctcctcctcctcctcctcctcctcctcctcctcgctgcCGGCGGCTCCCCGGAGATCCCCTCGGGCCCTGCCAcgccccagctccctgctggcccagt ACAGCGCCTTGCTGGAGAGCTACACGGAGGGCGAGCTGCGGCAGCTGCTGTCGGCGCTGCTGGCGCGGTACCGCCGGGCCATGACCCACCCACCAACATCCCCGCGCAGCAAACGCGCCCGCGGCCGCCACAAACCCTGCGAGCTGCGCCAGCTGCAGGTCAGCGTCAGcgagctggggctgggctacCAGTCGGACGAGACGGTTCTGTTCCGCTACTGCAGCGGCTCCTGCGAGGCGGCGGCGCGCAGCTACGACCTGTCCCTGCGCAGCATGCGCGGCCGCCGCCGGATCCGCGGCGACAAGGTGCGCGCCCGGCCCTGCTGCCGGCCCCTGGCCTACGACGACGCCGTGTCCTTCCTGGACGCCTACAACCGCTACTACACCGTCAGCCAGCTGTCGGCCAAGGAGTGCGGCTGTGTGTGA